The Verrucomicrobiota bacterium sequence CGCGGATTCCCCTCCAGCGACCCGCCAACAATGACGCCCTCGCGGACGCGCCAGACTTTGTTCGTCTCGCCCTCCCACCCGGCGAGGGATTTGCCGTCAAAGAGCGGGACAGGCGCGGCGGAGGTGGAATGCAATGCGGTGAGTGCGAGAACAAGAGAGGCGAACGGTTTCATCGGCAGTATGCCCAATGGGCGGTTCTGAGAACGGCGCAGTTTCGCCTTAGGCGACGAACCAGCGCAAGCTGGGAGGTAACTGGACATTTGCGAATTCGATATGAATCACCCGCCGGTGGGAAGGCGATACGGCTGGAGACGACGCATGAAGGAGCAGCGGCCTCATCACCAGCACATCACCGGCGGCGCAGCAACAATTCACTTCTGTTGTGGTTTGCCGCCAGCGTCTGGTTTCCTCCTCCGACAGCTTGCCTTGTCGGTGTGAGCCGGGCAGCACGCGCAGCGGTCCATTGTCTGGACCGCAATCGTCAAGATGGACGCGCAATGCAATCATTCGGTCGAGAATCTCCACCGGAGGATGCACATGCGGCACGCCGTCCTTGACCGACCAGCCGGTGTAGCCCGGTGTCTCGATGCGTTCCGAAACCGCAATGGCCGTGTCCTGATGCCACGGCACTTTCCAGTTCGCCTCCGGTGACTTGTCGAAGAACAGGGCACGAACCGCAAACGCTCCACCGCCCAGAGCAGCTTCTGCCATCTCTAGAATTACCGGCGCGGTCGCGAGTTCAGCAACCACCGGCAACTCGTGAAGCAGGTTTCGAGCACCACCGCGATGACGAGACTTCAACCCGCCAGCGGACGACCGAAGTTCACCAACCTGCGTGCCCGTGACGGATTGTGGCACCAGGCAAAAACCGACCGCGTCCAACTGTTCTTTAAGTCCCTTCGTGGACATACAAGACGACCGTTAATGTCGCTAGCTTCCTTACGGCTTTGATTCACCCAGCAACTTGACCAGCACTGGCTCCAGCGCCTCGGCCCAAATCTCGTAGCCCTTGGCGGTGGTGTCGAGCTTGGCGCGCATGGCGTCGGGCTTCGGGCCACGCGGGAAGATAGCCATGAGGACGACGTGCGCCTGCGGCTGGCGCTGGTGGATTTCGTCGAGCAAGGCGCCGACGCCGGCGACGATTTCCTCGGGCGTGTTCTTGCCGGCGTTGTTGGTGCCGATGTGCATGACAACGACCTTGGCCTTCGCCCCGTCGAGTTCGCCGTGGCGCAAGCGCCAGAGGGTGTTTTCCAGGTAGTCGTAGCCGAAGCCGAGGTT is a genomic window containing:
- a CDS encoding phytanoyl-CoA dioxygenase family protein codes for the protein MSTKGLKEQLDAVGFCLVPQSVTGTQVGELRSSAGGLKSRHRGGARNLLHELPVVAELATAPVILEMAEAALGGGAFAVRALFFDKSPEANWKVPWHQDTAIAVSERIETPGYTGWSVKDGVPHVHPPVEILDRMIALRVHLDDCGPDNGPLRVLPGSHRQGKLSEEETRRWRQTTTEVNCCCAAGDVLVMRPLLLHASSPAVSPSHRRVIHIEFANVQLPPSLRWFVA